In Ascaphus truei isolate aAscTru1 chromosome 2, aAscTru1.hap1, whole genome shotgun sequence, the genomic stretch ggctcacctgctgaaatctgcgcgatttcatgcccatgcagacgagccagcgggcgcgatcgggaggagactgagggaggcggggcagtgacgttgctgggccaatcgaccgcgacgcaccgacgtcaacgcgctgtgacgttgacgctgctccgcgctgattggatgttttcagccgacagcgctctgaaaaacagtttggctgtcggctgaaaaatccagcgcctcagcacgcctgcggacgctcgcgtgagccccctctaaagacatcctcatggaggatgcaggggctcagcgtggagcgtccgcacggctcagcacggacgtgccttctatggactcagccttagacacTCTGATAtatgtgctgggaaaaccaatagGAGACCTCTCCTCCCCATTATCCAGGTTGACCTCCTCTATCCCGACAGCCGCCAGGTGTTCAATCGCAGCGGCttggaaacaaataaaagcacCCTCCAGAAGAACAGTTGTTAATAGAATAAACACGGTTATGAgcatggaaaggctcacagctATGTTAAAGCAGAAGATGCCCCAATTCTACAAAACTTGGGAACTATGGCCAGGCACCGGGGCTCCTCCGCTCCTTCAGATCCTGGCCCTAGCTTTAACCCCAACGGGACAGACAGGAACAGAGTCGACTGAACTACCACCTCCCACCAACTCCCCCGCCCCCTTTGGTCTTTCCCATctctaaaacaaagaaaaagattTATTGGATGGACTTGTACAACCCGCAGTCATATGCCTATGACTTCACTGCTAATTATATAATGCCAttattttctgtatttctgcTACAAGTCCCcaagaatggaaaaaaaaatattcagatTAAAAATGATGAGTTATGAATCAGAAACGCATTACTTTTAACTGCCTAAATGCTGCTGGTTTACCAATGTAAATACATAGATAAATATGCCCTTGGAAggaaatatgggaaggatgtaaAGAAGTTTTACATAGAAGGGTTCTCCCAATGTAAATATATGGTAGGAATTGACTAACTGCAATTCTGGTGCTTAACAAGAACAACTGGTGTTACATTGCAGTAAGTGAGCACGTAGGTAGAGTAATTTAAGATTACAAGACCGCAACAGGCATGATTGATTCTCAACATCTGTTCATAAAGCATTTAGTTAAAACGACCAGAATATATTTTGCAGCACTGGCCGACAGATGTGGCAGGCGGTATTGCACACGCCAAGGTGCAACGTGCAAAATCCTGGGATTTTGAAACACAGCCGAATTCAAGCCACATTAAAACTCGCTCCAGCGGTTATGCGTTGCAGTGCGAGAACATCTGCCACATCTCTATGCCTAGCAGTGATGTGCACGTGGTATAAACCTTTGTATTTCTAGACACAAAACAGTGGCTGAATGTACCACAAACAGAATAAAATAACCAGAGTTAGAAGCGACACCACAAATCCAAACAGTACAATATGAAAGGTAACGTTATACAACAAGATGGGAAGCGCTGGGGACCCCGTTTGGAAGATACTTGCCAGGGAAGATGCCTCCAGTGGATGCAAAATGGCGTATAAATCTCATGTGTTACTTGGGccaaataggaagctgcaacttaATCCATCAGGCGAGTCTCCTCCTGGCCTGCTTGACGTaggagatttaaacaccaggaagTAACCAGGAACCCCATCTCCAATAACTACCTATGGAACCAAGTCAATTTCCAAAGCTGAAAATAcagtggagaccccctgcttactaCATGTATCAGGTGTGGTTAACGCCAcccctcaggggccaccaacaagtcaggttttaaggatatccctggttgaggcacctgtgctgaagcagagatctccttaaaaccggacctgttggtggcccttgaggacaggcgtTGGCCACCCCGGACCTACTGTATAATAAAAATGGGGGACCAAGCAATTATCGCACCTTTAAGGCAGCAAAATATCACTTAGATGTTTATTGTTTTCAAATCATACTTGAGCCGGGGTGTTCTGAAGATGAACTGCTCAATTGTTAAAGCCAGGAACCAGCAGATTGAGACAATTTGCTGACTAGGGCCGTAAAGAAAACAGCACATTGCTGCCAGTGAGCCAGTAAATTATGGCAATGCCACTAAATTACATTTTCTCATTAACTGGCTATAGTAATTATGCTCTGCAGGAACTACCAGTTCaagggagaaaaataaataaatatatatatatatatacacacacacacatgcaaatataactgtatgctcgcctgcatgtctaaggcaggtctacaaccccgcccttcaccattatcacccagcacacagcacttccactgcagcaagggattctgggaaatgacatgcaaatgagcacgcagtgccactttttgagcatacagttatatttacatatttgctttgcaatggagggtttatgtcactttttttactcaccataacttaactcagtattatatatacatacatacatacatacatagacaaaCGGGACTTTTGGCGTGGACCCCTGCAGCTCTCAGGCGATTTtgtatatctcatacatgctttaaatattactctgtttgtgagtgcgttttgtatattttacagtCCTATAAAAActttttatactttattacagAGTGCACCCGTttttcttcacacacacacacacacacacacacacacacacacacacacacacacacactcttttaacccctttgctgccagataaGTGTTGTAGTGCACGCTCACTGACCATAAAGGGATTAAGAATAATGCTCAATAAACCCGCACATTCAAATATGTTGAGGTCCAATCTTTCCTGTCCATCTTGGATTCAGGCAGATAACCGTAatagcacattaaaaattatatatattttttaatcagtcttcaaactgaaacaaaaaataaacaaccagattaaaatgaaaataaattataatttgcTGTTAACGGGAATTCTTGCGACATGTGGCTGAGATTTGAGCTGTAACCcagtcccagttttgcagctagaAGACTAAAATAAATATAGACCCCATTTAGTGGCAACTTCCTATAAGAGTAGAAGGTAATTCCTGTTTAGTAACATATATTGGAGCTGTATTGAAACTCTGCTacgtataaagacatacataactTCTGATGGTAAAACTCATTGATGTATTAGTTTTTTTAAGATattgatgggaagaaaaaaaatgaccTCAAAGTAGTGTATGGGATAACaatggtaacacacacacacacacacacacacacacacacacacacacacacacacacacacacacggaaatgTACCTTTACAGTAAATATCAGCGTATTAACTTTCACATCCCTGAAAGAACTTGGAAGTCAAGTAGGATTTTAGCTTTGCATTAcatgttaaaacaaaaaacactcaGTGAACACGTTTTATTTCTGTAGGTTATATTAAATTTCAAGTCCATGCGGTATCTTTTTCATGTAAAAGCCATGTGCATTACACCGCTACGGGccttataaaaaaatatacagtactatagGAATCCACATCTGATGACTGCAGCTCATTAGGAGATTCACATCTGCAACAATTTGAAATGTCCCATACATTAGAATAATTCAATGTCCATTCCACCTCTGTAAAATTTTCTTTTTAACGAGTTTAACGCTGCAGGGCAGTTTCAGAGAAAGGGCACAGAAACAGTAGTGGATATAGTGTAGCAGTATGCAGTACCAGTACTATATATGCACTTAACATTAACCTGCACTACTTTGTGGTATGAGATTATATGGAACCCCCACATCTATGTCAACAACCTTTTCTAAAAAGGTCTTAAGAGCTGTCACCATCCCACGAGATTGTGCTTTCCTGTGAccacgcacagtaccactactATATCATGGCACTTGGGTCATTTGTGCGCATAGTATATGGTTCAGCTGCTTATTTCTATTTCTTTTTCCCAACCGAGCCTTTTCCCCTGGGCCCTTTCCCTTTGCTTGGCCCTTTTCCTCCTTTGCTTGGCCCTTTCCCTTTCCCTGGCCCTTTCCCCTTTCTGTTGCCACCTTGCTGTGGCTTATACCCTCTACCCCCTTTCTTAGGGAATTTCCTCCTCTTGGCAGCTGCCTCCGAGTCCTCCTCTCTCATCTGCCTGTTCACAGCCTTGGTGACATCCAGCATGGGTTTCTTACTGCCCATGATCTTCAAGAGCTCCAGCTGTTTGCTCCTCTCCGCCGACAGGTCCCCGATCAGGGGCTGGAACTTCCTCTTCTTGCCCATGTTTTTGGGCTCTCTCTCCCTTGGCAGCTTGTCCTGGAACCTTCCCACCGAGGCGGTAGACCGCTTGGCCACTTGCATGGCCCTGCCCAGGTCTACTTTGGACGGCTGATCGGTCGGTGTGAGCCCTACGCCGGGCACCTTCCCTTTTTGGGATCGGGCGATGTTCCGCAGCCGGTTCAGCTCGTTCTTGGCCACCCTCTCCTTCTTGGCGGTCATCCGCTTGGCGAACTGGTCCTCGTTGGGATCGGCGGTCTCCGGCACCTCGATCAGCCACTCCTTCGTATCATCCTTGGCCCTCTGGTAACCCCACCGCCTCTTCCAGTCATTGTGCACCTCGTCCCACACCAGGtttgttttcttcttcttctggATCCCTTTCAGCTTGGCGAACTCTTCCCAGCGGGTGGGTGCCCGGGGCTTGGGCACCGGCTTCTCCCGCGGCAGGCGAGTGGTGGGATCCGGTAGCTTGGCCACGATGGCCTCCTGCAGCTTCTCGGTGGGCAGCGTCCACAGCTTGTTgatgaggagctgcgtgttgtcCCGGGCCAGCGATCGCAGGAACTCCCCGGAGTTCTGCTGGTGGAACGTCCTGGTGTTCGGGGGGTTCGGATCGAGCGCCAGCAGGTTCCCCACATCGAACTCTAGCTCCAGCTCCTTGTGCACAGTGATATTCAGCAGCCGCTCCGCCTCTGCTTTCTCGGCCCGGGCCAGCACCTCTTCTATAGCCGGGGCTGCCATCTTTACCAGCGGAAGCACGTGTGACCAGCAGCAGAGAACagcgtggggagggggaagaaagggtCAGACGTTTAGTTCCGGGGCAAAGGCAGCCACAGATTGGTAGGTGGGAGGTAGGCTCAGTATTAACTCATTCAAGGCTGGATGAAGCTGTAAATCAGTTGCAGAAGTGGTATTGTCTAAAAGAAATACGATGTACAGTAAGAAGTACGACATATTACAGATTATTCTAAAAGATGTTCAGCGTCCTAATTTTTCATTTGATTTCACTTGGATTTATTAAAAACGtactaaaatatttttttttctcccattttGAGAGTTGGTCGCCATTATGTTCTATCCCCAAATATCCGTTTCAAGCATGGGAAGACGTAGAGAGGTCGGGGATTTGTCTGAACTTTACCCACAGTTTGACATCTCAGGAGATGACAGGAAGGTGTCCCTGTAATAGAAAAGTTTTGATGCAACACCCAAAGTACTCATACAACACTAAGTGgtgatatattatatactgtattaggcaATAATAAAGACTGTTTTGCAATTGCATTGTTAAGAATCCATTTAAGATGCGCCAATATTTGGCACATGGATATAGGGAGGCTTTACTTTTACTTTACAACATTCAACCTGCCGGCCAAATCTGTACTGCagtacatctgtttttttttcctctcccccccctctctctcctggccatcccccctctatccccccttgctttctctctctcccttctcccccctctctcttctccccccctctctcccttctcccccctctctctatccccctctctcccttctccccccccattctctttcccttctccccactctctctctccccccctatctctctcccttctccccccctctctctcccctctcccccctctctctctcccccctctctctcccttttcctccctctctcccttctcccccctctctcccctctcccccctctctcccctctcccccctctcccttctctccccccctctcccttctctcccccactctcccttctctccacccctctcccttctctccccccgctcccttctctcccttctctcccccctctctctctccctcccttctccccccaccacaccactcagTTTGCCCCCCACCCACAGCAGTCCGCTTTGCCCCCCACACAACCCCGCACACACCCCAGCAGTCCGGGAGAGATTCACTAAGACCCCATGCGGTATATCGCACCGCAATCGCGcggtaactgccattcaagtcaataaaaGGTCATGTGTTATCCCAGTGAGATCCCCTGCATTAGTGCTTAGTGAATCCTAGTGTATGTATACTGCTTTAATATAATAGTGTTTCAACAAAAAAAGGCACGTATACTATGTTTTAA encodes the following:
- the RRS1 gene encoding ribosome biogenesis regulatory protein homolog, with translation MAAPAIEEVLARAEKAEAERLLNITVHKELELEFDVGNLLALDPNPPNTRTFHQQNSGEFLRSLARDNTQLLINKLWTLPTEKLQEAIVAKLPDPTTRLPREKPVPKPRAPTRWEEFAKLKGIQKKKKTNLVWDEVHNDWKRRWGYQRAKDDTKEWLIEVPETADPNEDQFAKRMTAKKERVAKNELNRLRNIARSQKGKVPGVGLTPTDQPSKVDLGRAMQVAKRSTASVGRFQDKLPREREPKNMGKKRKFQPLIGDLSAERSKQLELLKIMGSKKPMLDVTKAVNRQMREEDSEAAAKRRKFPKKGGRGYKPQQGGNRKGKGPGKGKGPSKGGKGPSKGKGPRGKGSVGKKK